From a single Nymphaea colorata isolate Beijing-Zhang1983 chromosome 4, ASM883128v2, whole genome shotgun sequence genomic region:
- the LOC116252208 gene encoding uncharacterized protein LOC116252208, which yields MAREEEEEDARPLTTIRVRARPDPFLVVCRCFSVLTIAAALICVAVNGVSAYKSFENASDIFGGIFRCYAILIAILVAVAETEWGFIFKFWRILEYWAGRGMLQIFVAVMTRAYSESTGEKQVLVILQEIGSYMLLACGVIYVLSGILCIGCVKRSRLRKELTREQAAKHLEELERRREQLRAFLVERV from the exons ATGGcgagggaagaggaagaggaggatgcTCGGCCCTTGACAACCATCAGGGTCAGGGCGAGGCCAGACCCCTTCTTGGTCGTCTGTCGATGCTTCAGCGTCTTGACCATCGCCGCGGCGCTCATCTGCGTGGCCGTCAACGGCGTCTCCGCCTACAAATCTTTCGAGAACGCTTCTGAT ATTTTTGGCGGGATCTTTCGGTGCTACGCTATTCTCATAGCTATTTTGGTTGCGGTTGCTGAGACAGAATGGGgtttcattttcaagttttggaGG ATACTTGAATACTGGGCTGGTAGGGGAATGCTTCAGATTTT TGTGGCTGTGATGACAAGAGCTTATTCAGAAAGCACTGGGGAGAAGCAAGTTCTGGTAATACTTCAAGAAATCGGGAGCTACATGCTTCTTGCTTGTGGTGTGATTTATGTACTCTCG GGAATACtctgcattggttgtgtcaagcGTTCTCGTCTCCGTAAGGAACTCACAAGGGAGCAGGCAGCCAAGCACTTGGAA GAACTTGAGAGACGAAGGGAGCAGCTCAGAGCATTCTTAGTAGAAAGAGTTTGA
- the LOC116253035 gene encoding mechanosensitive ion channel protein 2, chloroplastic-like, which produces MATNCLLQLSYYNICNNHGCPAKFRGLVGNQRRSSLSFPSSLSSISSITGAWCLHLSHQIHHPVRVVSSTYSPFTCRSFFFHCRGLETPICKATGLAFSWSCNTSSGRPILFQLVPAVGVIVFALWGLKPVVRFVHFFFFRCDVDDWRKSRTNYIVTSYLQPLMLWTGAVLSCRILDLITLPTEAGQSMKQRILIFIQSLSTVLAFSYCLSSLIHQTQKFFMERNDSDIAQNMGFQFAGKAVGTAVWIAAASLFMELLGFSTQKWLTAGGLGTVLLTLAGREILTNFLSSVMIHATRPFLVNEWIQTKIQGYEVSGFVEHVGWWSPTIIRGEDGEAIHIPNHKFTVSVVRNLSQKTHWRIKTHLAISHLDVNKINNIVAHMRKVLAKNPHVEQQRLHRRVFLESINPENQALLILVSCFVKTSHFDEYLCVKEAILLDLLRVISHHRARLATPIRTVQKFYGDTDIENVPFSETIMNWAGVNRNRHLLLIDSTSKFGVDDKARARTARSNEEIDVKPLSSESKATSSECGSQAIQGSRNRKDSDKIDGPPVTNSSSVSISEQAKTTAGGLDSTVSNPIDGEHLGPASDMSTMPDSKSAAEKVGGNTTSSLHGKLEGEKTSGPPGPTARSALEENIVLGVALDGSKRILPIEEEDIEQRKLTASRSGDVSPVKKDERQMPATPGAAAADLKEQDR; this is translated from the exons ATGGCCACCAATTGCTTGCTGCAATTGTCTTATTATAACATTTGCAACAACCACGGATGTCCAGCTAAATTTAGG GGATTGGTTGGAAATCAACGCAGGAGTTCATTAAGTTTTCCTTCTTCACTATCCTCAATATCTTCG ATAACAGGGGCTTGGTGCTTGCATCTTTCGCATCAGATTCACCATCCTGTTCGTGTGGTATCATCCACTTATAGTCCATTTACCTGTCgatcatttttctttcactgTCGGGGACTTGAAACTCCTATTTGTAAAGCTACTGGTTTGGCTTTCTCTTG GTCATGCAACACTTCAAGTGGAAGGCCGATATTATTTCAGTTGGTGCCAGCAGTTGGAGTTATTGTTTTTGCTTTATGGGGTCTAAAACCAGTTGTGCGTTTtgtccatttcttcttttttcgt TGTGATGTTGATGATTGGAGGAAGAGTAGGACTAATTACATTGTAACCTCATATCTTCAGCCTTTGATGTTATGGACTGGAGCGGTGCTATCGTGCAG GATTCTAGACCTAATCACCCTTCCTACTGAAGCTGGCCAATCTATGAAACAGCGGATTCTGATTTTCATTCAGTCATTGTCAACTGTGCTAGCATTCTCATATTGTCTCTCAAG CTTGATTCATCAGACACAGAAGTTtttcatggaaagaaatgactCAGACATTGCTCAAAAT ATGGGGTTTCAATTTGCTGGGAAAGCAGTTGGAACTGCAGTTTGGATTGCAGCGGCTTCCTTATTCATGGAGTTGTTGGGATTTTCAACTCAGAAATGGTTAACTGCCGGAGGCCTTGGAACTGTATTGCTGACTCTTGCTGGTCGGGAG aTATTGACAAATTTTCTGTCAAGTGTCATGATTCATGCAACCAGACCTTTTCTAGTGAATGAATGGATTCAAACAAAGATTCAAGGCTATGAAGTTTCTGGTTTTGTTGAG CATGTTGGTTGGTGGTCACCAACCATTATAAGGGGTGAGGATGGTGAGGCAATTCACATTCCAAATCATAAGTTTACAGTAAGTGTGGTGAGAAATCTCAGCCAGAAAACACATTGGCGGATTAAAACGCACCTTGCAATCAGCCACTTGGATGTGAATAAAATTAAT AATATTGTGGCACATATGCGGAAAGTTTTGGCAAAAAATCCTCATGTAGAGCAGCAGAGATTGCATAGAAGAGTTTTCTTGGAGAGCATCAATCCAGAAAATCAGGCTCTTTTG ATTCTTGTGTCTTGCTTTGTGAAGACCTCTCATTTTGATGAGTACCTTTGTGTTAAG GAAGCGATACTGCTTGATCTCCTTCGAGTCATAAGTCATCATCGTGCCCGGCTTGCCACTCCCATACGGACAGTGCAGAAATTTTATGGAGACACCGACATTGAAAATGTTCCATTTTCTGAGACCATCATGAACTGGGCTGGAGTGAACAGAAATCGTCATTTACTATTGATTGATTCAACATCTAAATTTGGTGTTGATGACAAGGCAAGGGCACGAACTGCTCGctcaaatgaagaaatagatgtTAAACCGCTGAGCTCTGAATCCAAGGCCACATCTTCTGAATGTGGTTCGCAGGCCATACAAGGCAGCAGGAATCGAAAGGACAGTGATAAAATTGACGGACCTCCTGTAACAAATTCATCATCAGTATCAATTTCCGAGCAAGCTAAAACAACAGCTGGAGGCTTAGATTCAACAGTCTCAAATCCCATTGACGGCGAACATCTTGGTCCTGCTTCTGATATGTCAACAATGCCAGATTCGAAAAGTGCAGCTGAGAAGGTTGGTGGTAATACGACCTCGTCTTTACATGGCAAACTTGAAGGTGAGAAAACGTCTGGCCCACCTGGGCCAACTGCAAGGTCAGCCTTGGAAGAAAACATTGTCCTGGGCGTTGCCCTGGATGGGTCTAAAAGGATACTtccaattgaagaagaagatatcGAACAAAGAAAGTTAACAGCTTCCCGTAGCGGAGATGTTTCTCCAGTAAAAAAGGACGAAAGACAGATGCCAGCAACTCCAGGTGCTGCAGCTGCTGACCTAAAAGAACAGGACAGGTAG
- the LOC116252218 gene encoding uncharacterized protein At4g38062, producing the protein MEAVCKELDETKAAMAKLMEEYKAKSSLAESLRTAHDGQLAKIREMKQQIENQAEELRVKSMEINDSRKLYEELNSSFHEKEVSLRQLNSTYEHLRESYSEKLRKCEEEKKELISALDGATAKSDDQEQKILLFKKEIEDLKRALSISQTKCSDAVGKAETMITAMKQMELDIESKNACLLEWSENKTKCDILKIKLAGMEADLAKESSQRIAAQNTLNELKQRDGVLHKYEEENSNLKEQLKWKKEQFLHLEEAHKKLQDEFQDKTCEWQVEKNELLDEVGKLQNDMDSQTRMLDDTKSRLQMCHQALAHEESRRKLLEIKVNESQVGYENIAAEFQEARSMIESLTMNRDEEIAGLRGSLTEKETLLKEMEHKLVHLEQENQELQVMVNDLQKSQIAEARMSGSVSKLQQKFKALEQIHKECSKILEKKEAEWSLKVDKLVAHLDECQADLQGRNNQVRDLQLELENCHSLLSGLLSQNEEFSVILLVVRSGVLQTQSELDASRLQIEHYVRKKEQEISNLKELVAEKERELDNILSEMENARANTDTLLMRIESLDALEQHSSTLKKELQQHKEMLDESLNHQSHLKEQAMQKENSLKQDLNNAADELEKAHIELADKARRELEMAYELQRWKSVAERLTVAQAETEDHRQTYQALFQRQERETEVLVHNIEARFKQEKENYLQIIDSKNLELEQFKEKVPLLEQRYEDAINVSLREKQFKVEKLTTELLNSQVIIDKLSAIHILDQVDVEMKDSWIMELEEQTGNLREDLESQKRLHAVLHKQCELLKEKLESVESSEYKWKGILKQMEERNKSLKQKLESEQRSSFELKEQVEALELEKLHAGELLSVPKERVDQLNSRLRSMEFTMNENSNIISKQREEIDGLLVKLQSEGSSSSELKKQIQLLEDELNQKLNAEEVMIASHQEQLLQFDAKLRSMESNKSMDKDLICKLEKQTEDLQQKLVQEESLSIKLRERIQVLEDELDQKLHAEDELLSLQQQQIEQANAKLRSMEASKSELSHTVDNLEEEIKGLKQELVSKEALASELKERVELLEGESDTKLHAEEERQAFLQEENNLLNSKVQSMETANNELNNVILKLKADLRLATETNQTQAIRLRNFQEELTNLNDTIRTLSDERDEMKRRMAFFTKLPNQIDEVLCQDLNLLSSFQCIMEGLAINGDEKDEIEPLASVCAPFSDIQEQTVAVLIRQNQKLLEDLDKSTPRKGAYRTTTEESQRLISASQKYGTDRSLERLPLKELNG; encoded by the exons ATGGAAGCCGTTTGTAAAGAGCTGGATGAAACCAAGGCCGCAATGGCAAAGCTTATGGAAGAATATAAAGCCAAATCGAGCTTGGCTGAGAGTCTAAGGACAGCTCACGATGGTCAACTTGCAAAGATCCGTGAAATGAAGCAGCAAATAGAAAATCAGGCCGAAGAACTAAGGGTGAAGAGTATGGAAATCAACGATTCCAGAAAATTATATGAAGAACTGAACTCTAGTTTCCATGAGAAAGAGGTCTCTCTGAGACAATTAAACTCCACATATGAACATCTCCGGGAAAGTTACTCTGAAAAATTGCGAAAAtgtgaagaggaaaagaaagagctaATCTCTGCTTTGGATGGTGCAACTGCAAAATCTGATGATCAAGAGCAGAAGATTCTATTATTCAAAAAGGAGATTGAGGACCTCAAGCGGGCTTTGTCCATTTCACAGACGAAGTGTTCTGATGCAGTTGGAAAGGCCGAAACCATGATCACTGCAATGAAGCAAATGGAACTTGATATAGAGTCCAAGAATGCCTGTCTCCTGGAATGGTCTGAGAACAAgacaaaatgtgatattttgaaGATAAAGCTTGCCGGGATGGAAGCAGATCTTGCAAAGGAAAGCTCTCAAAGGATAGCAGCACAAAACACTTTGAACGAGTTAAAACAAAGAGATGGTGTTCTCCACAAGTATGAGGAAGAAAACAGTAATTTGAAGGAGCAGCTTAAGTGGAAGAAAGAGCAGTTTCTGCATCTTGAAGAAGCTCACAAAAAACTTCAGGATGAGTTTCAGGATAAAACATGTGAATGGCAGGtagagaaaaatgaacttctGGACGAGGTTGGGAAGCTGCAAAATGATATGGACTCCCAAACAAGAATGTTGGATGATACAAAGTCAAGATTGCAGATGTGTCATCAAGCACTTGCTCATGAAGAAAGCCGGAGAAAATTGCTGGAAATTAAGGTGAATGAATCACAGGTTGGCTATGAAAACATTGCAGCAGAGTTCCAGGAGGCTAGATCCATGATTGAGAGCTTGACAATGAACAGGGACGAAGAAATAGCTGGCTTAAGAGGCTCACTGACAGAAAAGGAAACTCTTTTAAAGGAGATGGAACATAAACTAGTTCACCTTGAACAAGAAAATCAGGAACTTCAGGTGATGGTAAATGATCTCCAAAAGTCCCAAATAGCTGAAGCTAGGATGTCTGGTTCAGTATCAAAACTGCAACAGAAATTTAAAGCATTGGAGCAGATACACAAGGAGTGTTCAAAAATCCTcgaaaaaaaagaagcagaatGGTCTTTAAAAGTAGACAAGCTGGTTGCACATTTGGATGAATGTCAAGCTGATTTACAGGGCAGGAACAATCAGGTACGTGATTTGCAGTTGGAACTGGAAAATTGCCATAGCTTGTTGTCTGGACTTCTTTCCCAAAATGAGGAATTTTCTGTGATTCTGCTGGTGGTGAGATCAGGAGTTCTGCAAACACAGTCAGAACTTGATGCTTCAAGACTTCAGATTGAACATTATGTCAGGAAGAAAGAACAGGAGATCTCCAATCTCAAGGAACTAGTGgcagagaaggaaagagagttGGACAATATCCTATCTGAGATGGAAAACGCCAGAGCAAATACAGACACCTTATTGATGAGAATTGAGTCACTAGATGCTCTTGAACAGCACTCCTCTACCTTGAAAAAGGAGCTTCAACAGCATAAAGAAATGCTTGATGAATCACTGAACCACCAGAGTCACCTAAAAGAACAAGccatgcaaaaagaaaattctctGAAGCAAGACCTAAACAATGCTGCAGATGAACTAGAAAAAGCTCACATTGAATTAGCTGACAAAGCACGTAGAGAATTGGAGATGGCTTATGAGTTACAGAGATGGAAATCTGTTGCTGAGCGATTAACAGTTGCACAAGCAGAAACTGAAGATCACAGACAAACATATCAGGCGCTATTTCaaaggcaagagagagagactgaagTTCTCGTTCACAACATAGAAGCAAGGTTtaaacaggaaaaggaaaactacCTTCAAATTATTGATTCCAAAAATTTAGAATTGGAGCAGTTCAAAGAAAAAGTGCCTCTCCTGGAACAGAGGTACGAGGATGCAATTAATGTCTCCCTTAGAGAAAAGCAATTCAAAGTTGAAAAACTTACTACTGAGCTGTTGAATAGCCAGGTTATCATTGACAAGTTGTCTGCAATTCATATTCTGGATCAAGTTGATGTTGAAATGAAAGATAGTTGGATTATGGAGCTAGAGGAACAAACTGGAAATCTGAGAGAAGACCTTGAATCTCAAAAAAGGTTGCACGCTGTCCTTCACAAACAGTGTGAGCTtctaaaggaaaagttggaGTCTGTGGAGTCTTCTGAATATAAGTGGAAAGGAATACTTAAgcaaatggaagaaagaaataaaagccTGAAGCAAAAACTAGAATCAGAACAAAGAAGTTCGTTTGAATTAAAGGAACAAGTCGAGGCACTTGAATTGGAGAAACTGCATGCTGGAGAGTTGCTGTCTGTACCAAAAGAACGAGTAGACCAATTAAACTCTAGGTTGAGGTCCATGGAATTTACTATGAATGAGAATAGTAACATAATTTCCAAACAAAGGGAAGAAATTGATGGTTTGTTGGTTAAGTTGCAATCGGAAGGGAGTTCATCATCTGAattgaagaaacaaattcaGCTTCTTGAAGATGAACTAAACCAGAAATTGAATGCTGAGGAAGTGATGATAGCTTCGCACCAAGAACAGTTACTGCAGTTTGATGCGAAACTAAGGTCAATGGAATCAAATAAAAGCATGGATAAGGACTTAATATGTAAGCTGGAAAAACAAACTGAAGATTTGCAACAGAAACTGGTACAGGAAGAGAGTCTTTCAATAAAGCTGAGGGAAAGAATCCAGGTGCTAGAAGATGAGTTGGACCAGAAGTTACATGCTGAAGACGAACTGCTTAGCCTGCAGCAGCAACAAATAGAGCAAGCTAATGCTAAATTAAGATCAATGGAGGCTAGTAAAAGTGAATTAAGCCATACAGTTGACAATTTAGAGGAAGAAATTAAAGGCCTGAAGCAGGAACTTGTATCGAAAGAAGCACTGGCATCTGAATTAAAGGAAAGGGTGGAGCTGCTTGAAGGAGAATCAGATACGAAGTTGCATGCTGAGGAAGAGCGGCAAGCTTTTCTGCAAGAAGAGAATAATCTGCTTAATTCTAAAGTACAATCCATGGAAACTGCTAATAATGAGTTGAACAATGTCATACTCAAATTGAAAGCTGACCTTAGGCTCGCCACTGAGACAAATCAGACGCAAGCTATCCGGTTGAGGAATTTTCAGGAGGAACTGACAAATTTGAATGATACCATTAGAACTTTGTCTGATGAGAGAGAcgagatgaaaagaagaatggcGTTCTTCACCAAATTGCCAAATCAAATAGATGAGGTTTTATGCCAGGATTTAAACCTCTTGAGCAGTTTCCAGTGCATAATGGAGGGTCTTGCAATCAACGGAGATGAGAAAGACGAAATCGAACCACTTGCTTCTGTTTGTGCGCCGTTCTCAGATATCCAGGAGCAAACCGTCGCAGTCTTAATAAG GCAAAACCAAAAACTTCTGGAGGATTTGGACAAATCAACTCCCAGGAAAGGGGCATACAGGACGACAACTGAAGAATCTCAGAGGCTAATTTCTGCTTCTCAAAAATATGGAACTGACAGAAGTCTTGAGAGATTACCACTGAAAGAATTAAATGGTTAG
- the LOC116252203 gene encoding uncharacterized protein LOC116252203, which translates to MGDDRVKAEASQVLGLFQVLPRLVVFDLDYTIWPFYCECRSKREMPSLYPHAKGIIHALKDKGVDVAIASRSPTPDIAKAFLKKLGLEDIFVAKEIFSSWTHKTEHFERIKRRTGILYNSMLFFDDEYRNIEAVSNMGVTSIYVDNGVNLGALRTGLTKFASNAAGGKRT; encoded by the exons ATGGGAGACGATCGGGTGAAGGCGGAAGCGTCGCAGGTGCTTGGTCTCTTCCAGGTCCTTCCTCGCCTCGTCGTCTTTGATCTTGACTACACCATCTGGCCCTTCTATTG TGAATGTCGTTCCAAACGTGAAATGCCATCCCTGTACCCACATGCCAAGGGTATAATACATGCTTTAAAGGATAAAGGAGTTGATGTAGCAATTGCTTCTCGGTCACCTACACCAGACATAGCAAAAGCATTCTTGAAGAAGCTAGGGCTTGAGGACATATTCGTAGCAAAA GAGATTTTTTCAAGTTGGACCCATAAAACTGAGCATTTTGAGAGAATTAAGCGGAGAACAGGAATCCTTTACAATTCAATGCTTTTCTTTGATGACGAGTATCGCAACATTGAAGCT GTTTCAAACATGGGGGTCACAAGCATTTATGTTGACAATGGAGTGAACCTTGGAGCTTTGAGAACCGGTCTTACAAAGTTTGCATCAAACGCTGCTGGTGGCAAGAGAACGTGA
- the LOC116253700 gene encoding DNA replication complex GINS protein PSF3-like, producing MAQYYEIDNIIMGEELVSVVFRVGANGVGVLDPGSDSNTVEQGAKVDLPFWLAYELYLRQAVTLNVPPAFNQKTRKEIQADPACVDLRSRCPYFYEVGCKIAPLVGDRSIGSFLLDAFRGRYREVLSKAHSTASVAASKSILSKEECELFNAAENSMASFKKWRVEGARLEKASILGRKRRSTD from the exons ATGGCCCAATACTATGAAATAGATAACATAATAATGGGGGAAGAG CTTGTTTCAGTTGTCTTCAGGGTAGGAGCTAATGGCGTTGGAGTATTAGATCCTGGTTCAGATAGTAATACT GTGGAACAAGGTGCAAAGGTTGATCTGCCATTTTGGCTTGCATATGAACTGTATTTGAGACAAGCAGTTACCCTCAATGTGCCTCCTgctttcaatcaaaa GACAAGAAAGGAAATTCAAGCTGATCCTGCGTGTGTGGATTTAAGAAGTCGATGTCCGTACTTCTATGAAGTGGGTTGCAAAATTGCTCCCTT GGTTGGTGATAGGAGCATTGGTTCCTTCCTCCTTGATGCATTTAGAGGTCGGTATAGAGAAGTGCTTAGCAAGGCACACAGCACTGCATCTGTGGCAGCGTCCAAGTCTATCTTGTCAAAAGAGGAGTGCGAAT TATTTAATGCAGCAGAAAACTCTATGGCTTCATTCAAAAAATGGCGGGTAGAGGGGGCAAGGCTGGAGAAAGCATCCATTCTTGGGAGGAAGAGGAGATCAACAGATTAG
- the LOC116253687 gene encoding beta-ureidopropionase: MDGGCVREEVSEDERKCRGEQANGEKPTAGEGTIQGYESLQQLLQANLKPEIFQEVSRLLLGFNCGKAVEPLGLPESATQASMRFDFDLKAFSFSADKELLREPRIVRVGLIQNSIVLPTTAPISEQKSAIMNKINQMVDAAAESGVNILCLQEAWMMPFAFCTREKKWCDFAEPINGDSTQLLQKLAQKHNIVIISPILERDINHGETIWNTAVVIGNHGNIIGKHRKNHIPRVGDFNESNYYMEGDTGHPVFETVFGKIAVNICYGRHHPLNWLAFGLNGAEIVFNPSATVGELSEPMWPIEARNAAIANSYFVGSINRVGTEIFPNPFTSGDGKPQHNDFGHFYGSSYFSAPDASCTPCLSRCRDGLIIAEMDLNLCRQLKDKWGFRMTARYEMYSALLSSYMRPDFEPQVVTDPLLHKRS; encoded by the exons ATGGATGGCGGTTGCGTAAGAGAAGAAGTTTCAGAGGATGAAAGGAAGTGCAGAGGGGAGCAAGCTAACGGGGAGAAGCCAACTGCCGGAGAAGGCACCATCCAGGGCTACGAGTCCCTCCAGCAGCTCCTTCAGGCCAATCTCAAGCCAGAGATATTCCAG GAAGTCAGCCGTTTACTTCTGGGGTTTAACTGTGGCAAAGCAGTGGAGCCACTCGGTTTACCTGAATCTGCAACTCAAGCTTCCATGCGTTTTGATTTCGATTTGAAG GCATTTAGCTTCAGTGCAGACAAAGAGCTGCTGCGAGAACCCAGAATTGTTCGAGTTGGTCTTATCCAAAACTCTATAGTGCTTCCAACAACAGCACCTATTTCAGAGCAGAAGTCAGCCATaatgaataaaataaaccaaatggTTGATGCAGCTGCTGAATCTGGTGTCAATATCTTGTGTCTACAA GAAGCCTGGATGATGCCATTTGCATTTTGTACTCGAGAGAAGAAATGGTGTGACTTTGCTGAACCCATCAATGGGGACTCAACCCAGTTACTGCAGAAGCTTGCACAAAAGCATAACATCGTCATAATAAGCCCAATTCTTGAACGGGATATAAACCATGGAGAAACAATTTGGAATACAGCTGTTGTGATTGGAAATCATGGGAACATAATAGGGAAACATCGCAAG AATCATATTCCAAGGGTTGGGGATTTCAATGAAAGCAACTACTACATGGAAGGAGATACTGGGCATCCTGTGTTTGAAactgtttttggaaaaattgcAGTGAACATTTGCTATGGAAGGCATCATCCTTTAAATTGGTTAGCTTTTGGCCTGAATGGTGCAGAAATTGTGTTCAATCCATCCGCTACAGTTGGGGAGCTCAGTGAACCAATGTGGCCTATTGAG GCACGTAATGCAGCCATAGCAAACAGTTACTTTGTTGGATCAATTAACAGGGTTGGCACTGAGATCTTCCCAAACCCCTTTACCTCAGGAGATGGCAAGCCTCAGCACAATGATTTTGGCCATTTTTATGGTTCCAGCTATTTTTCAGCCCCTGATGCTTCTTGCACTCCATGCCTTTCACGCTGTCGAGATGGATTGATCATTGCTGAAATGGATCTCAACCTTTGTAGACAGCTGAAAGACAAGTGGGGATTTCGCATGACTGCCCGCTATGAGATGTATTCAGCATTATTGTCCAGTTACATGAGACCGGATTTTGAGCCTCAAGTTGTTACTGACCCTTTGCTGCATAAAAGATCTTGA